One stretch of Marinobacterium iners DNA includes these proteins:
- a CDS encoding YbaB/EbfC family nucleoid-associated protein — protein sequence MMKGGMGNLMKQAQKMQEDMQKAQEEIARAEVQGESGAGLVRITMNGRHDVKAVQIDESLMEEEKEILEDLIAAAVNDAVRKVEQNTQDKMSKITSGMGMPPGFKMPF from the coding sequence ATGATGAAAGGTGGCATGGGAAACCTGATGAAACAGGCCCAGAAAATGCAGGAAGACATGCAGAAGGCGCAGGAAGAGATTGCGCGCGCTGAAGTCCAGGGTGAGTCCGGTGCCGGTCTGGTCCGCATCACCATGAACGGTCGCCATGATGTGAAGGCGGTCCAGATTGATGAGAGCCTGATGGAAGAAGAGAAAGAAATTCTTGAAGATCTGATCGCCGCGGCTGTCAACGACGCCGTACGCAAGGTTGAACAGAATACTCAGGACAAGATGTCCAAAATCACCAGTGGCATGGGTATGCCACCGGGCTTCAAAATGCCGTTCTGA
- the rnd gene encoding ribonuclease D yields MTELMQRYDWHRLQQAAASPIWINDTATLMHYCQQWLQLPLIALDTEFMRTETFYPIPGLIQIADDQGCYLIDPLQVEDMSPLAEVLRAPDVLKVLHAGNEDMELFRHSYGVLPQPLYDTQVGAAFAGWGFSMGLQRLVAYALEVELGKGETTSDWLQRPLTAEQEHYAALDVAYLPVLALMQHEQLEARGRLSWVMEECESIGASVMAADEADPQAYFQRFSQVWHLDDVRRALLRDLSAWREQTCRERDMSRNRLLRNEMLLEIAERMPQNEQHLDAIIKRGRIMREYGQAIMAIIAAAPESARQNPPAEIDRPLHYVWNKRLKQLRSIGRQAAGANDLLPEILLRKRDLDALIRSRDAEGHYHLPPSLSGWRKPLVGDALLNRIEQFETS; encoded by the coding sequence ATGACTGAATTGATGCAGCGTTATGACTGGCATCGGCTGCAACAGGCTGCGGCCAGCCCGATCTGGATCAACGATACCGCAACACTGATGCATTACTGCCAGCAGTGGCTGCAGTTGCCGTTGATCGCGCTTGATACCGAATTCATGCGTACCGAAACCTTCTATCCCATACCGGGCCTGATCCAGATAGCGGATGACCAGGGCTGTTATCTGATTGACCCGCTTCAGGTTGAGGACATGTCACCGCTGGCAGAAGTGCTGCGTGCGCCAGATGTGCTCAAGGTTCTGCATGCCGGTAATGAGGATATGGAGCTGTTTCGCCATAGCTACGGCGTACTGCCGCAGCCGCTCTATGATACTCAGGTGGGCGCCGCCTTTGCGGGCTGGGGGTTCAGTATGGGCCTGCAGCGCTTGGTAGCGTATGCGCTTGAGGTTGAACTGGGCAAGGGCGAGACCACCTCCGATTGGCTGCAGCGTCCACTTACGGCTGAACAGGAACATTATGCGGCACTGGATGTGGCCTATTTGCCAGTTCTGGCTCTGATGCAGCACGAGCAGCTTGAGGCGCGAGGGCGTCTGAGCTGGGTAATGGAAGAGTGCGAAAGCATTGGTGCAAGTGTAATGGCGGCTGATGAAGCAGACCCGCAAGCATACTTTCAGCGCTTCAGTCAGGTATGGCATCTGGATGATGTGCGACGTGCCTTGCTGCGTGATCTCAGTGCATGGCGGGAACAAACCTGCCGTGAGCGCGATATGTCTCGCAATCGTCTGCTGCGTAACGAAATGCTGCTGGAAATCGCTGAACGGATGCCTCAGAACGAGCAGCATCTGGATGCCATTATCAAGCGTGGTCGTATCATGCGTGAGTACGGACAGGCGATTATGGCAATAATCGCGGCCGCTCCTGAATCGGCCCGCCAAAACCCGCCGGCCGAGATCGATCGCCCGTTGCACTATGTCTGGAACAAACGGCTCAAGCAATTACGGTCAATTGGCCGTCAGGCGGCAGGCGCGAATGATCTCTTGCCTGAAATACTGTTGCGCAAGCGAGACCTTGATGCGCTCATACGCTCACGTGATGCAGAGGGGCATTATCACCTGCCACCCAGTCTTTCCGGCTGGCGCAAGCCACTGGTGGGCGATGCCCTGTTGAATCGAATCGAACAGTTTGAAACGAGTTGA
- the dnaX gene encoding DNA polymerase III subunit gamma/tau: protein MSYQVLARKWRPRRFKEMVGQEHVLKALVNALDDDRLHHAYLFTGTRGVGKTSIARLFAKSLNCEQGISSEPCGVCSACVEIAEGRFVDLIEVDAASRTKVEDTRELLENVQYSPTHGRFKVYLIDEVHMLSNSSFNALLKTLEEPPPHVKFLLATTDPQKLPMTVLSRCLQFNLKNLTAERIQNHLGFVLGEEGIESESAALWLLARSADGSMRDALSLTDQAIAFGAGSVREADVRTMLGTIDQRLVYRMLEQIARQQPAQVLEAVRELSEFSPDYLTVLGDMVSLLHRIALAQVMPAAVDNSLGDREQVLELARLLRPEEVQLYYQVALMGRKDMPLVPEPREGLEMTLLRMLAFRPAGSEPLQGLSPTEAKGADPVSESAAAVAAAPAATEAVAPMAAAEPSQQSNAQAPAEPPSAPMPEDIPPWDDLPPDLAENSPKKSDPAEVDARPEPASISTAQAEPMAPVRTPTPEPPTPMPEALPVLAASDYVAGNGDWCDLLPQLGLSGMVESLARNLSLELGDSSRMLFHYTPEQDALLNEDRRERIRTAIRAVRGEQVQIEFTQAVQTVETPAQRIERLRAERQAEAVQAIEADPLVQTLIEQFGARIETESVRPLDPEH from the coding sequence ATGAGCTATCAGGTTCTGGCACGAAAATGGCGCCCCAGACGTTTCAAGGAAATGGTTGGCCAGGAACATGTTCTGAAAGCGCTGGTCAATGCGCTGGATGATGACCGGCTACACCATGCCTACCTGTTTACCGGTACTCGTGGGGTGGGTAAAACCTCCATCGCGCGCCTGTTTGCCAAATCGCTCAACTGCGAACAGGGCATCTCCTCCGAACCTTGCGGCGTATGCAGTGCTTGTGTCGAGATTGCCGAGGGTCGGTTCGTTGATCTGATTGAGGTGGACGCGGCCTCGCGCACCAAAGTTGAAGATACGCGCGAACTGCTCGAAAACGTGCAGTACTCACCAACACATGGTCGGTTCAAGGTGTACTTGATCGACGAGGTGCACATGCTGTCCAACAGCTCGTTCAATGCGCTGTTGAAAACGCTGGAAGAGCCGCCGCCGCATGTGAAGTTTCTGCTGGCGACTACCGATCCACAAAAGCTGCCGATGACGGTGCTGTCGCGTTGCCTCCAGTTCAATCTTAAAAACCTCACTGCCGAGCGTATTCAAAACCACCTTGGTTTTGTGCTGGGAGAAGAGGGCATTGAGTCTGAAAGTGCAGCGCTCTGGCTGCTGGCACGTTCGGCTGATGGTTCCATGCGTGATGCGCTCAGCCTGACCGATCAGGCGATTGCCTTTGGTGCCGGCAGCGTACGCGAAGCAGATGTGCGCACCATGCTGGGCACCATTGACCAACGTCTGGTGTACCGGATGCTTGAGCAGATTGCGCGGCAGCAGCCGGCACAGGTGCTGGAGGCAGTGCGTGAACTGTCAGAATTTTCGCCTGATTACCTGACGGTGCTGGGGGATATGGTCAGCCTGCTGCATCGCATTGCACTGGCGCAGGTGATGCCGGCCGCGGTGGATAATAGCCTGGGTGATCGTGAGCAGGTACTGGAACTGGCACGCCTGCTGCGCCCGGAAGAGGTTCAGCTGTATTATCAGGTTGCTCTGATGGGGCGCAAGGATATGCCTTTGGTACCTGAGCCACGAGAAGGGCTCGAAATGACGCTGCTGCGTATGCTGGCGTTCCGACCGGCCGGCAGCGAGCCGCTGCAGGGGCTCAGCCCGACTGAGGCGAAGGGAGCTGATCCTGTGTCGGAATCTGCCGCTGCCGTGGCAGCTGCGCCTGCAGCCACCGAAGCTGTTGCGCCGATGGCCGCTGCTGAGCCCAGCCAACAGTCGAACGCGCAGGCACCCGCTGAGCCGCCGTCTGCACCGATGCCAGAGGACATTCCTCCGTGGGATGACCTGCCGCCGGATCTGGCCGAGAACTCGCCAAAAAAGTCTGACCCGGCTGAGGTGGATGCCCGGCCGGAGCCTGCCTCGATAAGTACCGCACAAGCGGAACCGATGGCTCCGGTGCGGACTCCAACTCCAGAGCCACCGACTCCGATGCCTGAGGCCTTGCCCGTGCTGGCTGCCTCAGATTACGTTGCAGGCAATGGTGACTGGTGTGATCTGCTGCCGCAGCTGGGGCTTAGTGGCATGGTGGAAAGCCTGGCGCGCAATCTGTCGCTGGAGTTGGGCGACTCCAGTCGCATGTTGTTCCACTACACGCCTGAGCAGGATGCATTGCTTAACGAGGATCGCCGAGAGCGTATTCGAACCGCGATCAGAGCGGTTCGGGGCGAACAGGTTCAGATTGAGTTTACGCAGGCGGTGCAAACAGTCGAAACCCCGGCTCAGCGTATCGAGCGCCTGCGTGCCGAACGTCAGGCAGAAGCGGTGCAGGCAATTGAGGCCGACCCGTTGGTACAAACGTTGATCGAACAATTTGGCGCACGGATCGAAACCGAGTCGGTCCGCCCGCTGGACCCGGAACACTGA
- the recR gene encoding recombination mediator RecR — MSFSPLLQNLITSLRALPGVGPKSAQRMALHLLERDREGARTLSESLLQAAEKVGECQRCRNLSEETLCPVCEDDSRDHQLICVLESPVDLIAVEQTGGFNGVYFVLKGHLSPIDGVGPEDLGLDQLFERVESGEVRELILATNPTVEGEATAHYIAEQLQDLNVNITRIAHGVPVGGELEFVDGGTLAHAFAGRRSLKRSQDD; from the coding sequence ATGAGCTTCAGTCCCTTACTGCAAAACCTGATAACGTCACTGCGCGCATTGCCCGGTGTTGGGCCAAAATCGGCACAACGCATGGCACTGCATCTGCTTGAGCGTGACCGGGAGGGTGCGCGCACCTTATCCGAGTCCCTTCTGCAGGCGGCTGAAAAGGTTGGTGAATGTCAACGTTGTCGCAACCTGTCCGAAGAGACGCTATGCCCTGTCTGCGAGGATGACAGCCGTGACCATCAGCTGATTTGCGTACTGGAGTCACCGGTGGACCTGATCGCTGTAGAGCAAACGGGTGGGTTCAACGGTGTGTATTTTGTCCTTAAGGGGCATCTGTCCCCCATTGACGGGGTTGGCCCGGAAGATCTGGGGCTTGATCAGCTGTTTGAACGGGTAGAAAGCGGAGAGGTGCGTGAGCTGATACTGGCAACCAACCCCACGGTAGAAGGGGAGGCAACGGCTCACTACATTGCTGAACAGCTGCAGGACTTGAATGTGAATATCACCCGCATCGCCCATGGCGTCCCGGTCGGGGGCGAGCTTGAGTTCGTCGACGGCGGTACGCTGGCCCATGCTTTCGCCGGGCGGCGCTCCCTGAAACGGAGTCAGGATGACTGA
- a CDS encoding YcgN family cysteine cluster protein — MAQEVFWRRKGLKEMTPQEWESLCDGCALCCLHKVEDEDTREVFYTTVVCHLLDLNDCHCTEYEKRCQLVPSCIKLKPEDVESFDWLPPSCSYRLIHEGQELPDWHPLLTGERKSVIHANSSVLSVYEVRDNEISDDQLIDFVLDEDY, encoded by the coding sequence ATGGCGCAGGAAGTGTTCTGGCGCCGCAAGGGCCTGAAGGAGATGACCCCTCAAGAGTGGGAGTCCCTTTGTGATGGGTGTGCGTTGTGCTGTCTGCATAAGGTGGAGGATGAGGATACTCGGGAGGTCTTTTACACCACCGTCGTATGTCATCTGTTGGATCTGAACGACTGCCATTGCACAGAGTATGAAAAGCGCTGTCAGTTAGTGCCCAGCTGCATCAAGCTCAAGCCCGAGGATGTGGAGAGTTTTGACTGGCTGCCACCCAGTTGCAGTTATCGGCTGATTCATGAAGGCCAGGAGTTGCCGGACTGGCACCCGTTGCTGACGGGTGAGCGCAAGTCAGTGATTCATGCCAACTCATCGGTATTGAGCGTGTATGAAGTGCGTGATAACGAGATCAGTGATGATCAGCTGATCGACTTTGTACTGGATGAGGATTACTGA
- the rpsA gene encoding 30S ribosomal protein S1: MSESFADLFEESLQDIAMTPGTLVMGEVVDIDSDWVTVNAGLKSEAVIPRSQFLNDNNELEIQVGDSVKVALEAVEDGFGETRLSREKAKRAEAWEVLQKKFDAEETVKGYISGKVKGGFTVSINNIQGFLPGSLVDVRPVRDVDHLEGKELDFKLIKLDPKRNNIVVSRRAVLQEANSAQREELLATLEEGQIAKGYVKNLTNYGAFIDLGGVDGLLHITDMAWKRISHPSEMLNPGDEISVKIIKFDKETNRISLGLKQLSEDPWDDIKDRYPAGTKVAARVTNLTDYGCFASIEDGVEGLVHVSEMSWTNKNIHPSKIVNIGDEVEVMILDVDEERRRISLGIKQCTINPWISFSEQHAAGDKVSGTIKTITDFGIFVGLDNDLDGLVHMSDISWEADPETALRQFKKGDEVEAVILSIDAEKERISLGIKQLESDPFAEYLAANDKGTIVTGTVKSVEPKAAVIELAEGIEGTLKVSEIAAERIDDATTALKVGETVEAKITAVDRRNRVINLSIRAKDQAEEKAAISAVRNQEVEVPGPTTIGDLIKQQMANQNN; encoded by the coding sequence ATGAGCGAAAGCTTTGCTGATCTGTTTGAAGAATCCCTGCAAGACATTGCCATGACCCCCGGCACCCTCGTTATGGGTGAAGTTGTCGACATCGACAGCGACTGGGTTACAGTCAACGCTGGTCTGAAATCCGAAGCCGTTATCCCCCGTTCACAGTTCCTGAACGACAACAACGAGCTGGAAATTCAGGTTGGTGATTCCGTCAAGGTTGCACTGGAAGCGGTTGAAGACGGCTTCGGTGAAACCCGCCTGTCCCGTGAAAAAGCCAAGCGCGCTGAAGCCTGGGAAGTTCTGCAGAAGAAATTCGACGCAGAAGAGACTGTTAAAGGCTACATCTCCGGCAAGGTCAAGGGCGGCTTCACTGTCAGCATCAACAACATTCAGGGCTTCCTGCCGGGCTCCCTGGTTGATGTTCGTCCGGTGCGTGATGTTGACCACCTGGAAGGCAAAGAGCTTGACTTCAAACTGATCAAGCTGGATCCGAAGCGCAACAACATCGTTGTTTCTCGTCGTGCCGTTCTGCAGGAAGCCAACAGCGCTCAGCGCGAAGAGCTTCTGGCCACCCTGGAAGAGGGTCAGATCGCCAAGGGTTACGTCAAGAACCTCACCAACTACGGTGCGTTCATCGATCTGGGTGGTGTTGACGGCCTGCTGCACATCACTGACATGGCGTGGAAGCGCATCTCTCACCCGAGCGAAATGCTGAACCCGGGCGATGAGATCTCTGTCAAGATCATCAAGTTCGACAAGGAAACCAACCGTATCTCCCTCGGCCTGAAACAGCTGAGCGAAGATCCGTGGGATGACATCAAGGATCGTTACCCGGCCGGTACCAAGGTTGCTGCACGCGTCACCAACCTGACCGACTACGGCTGCTTCGCCTCCATCGAAGATGGTGTTGAAGGCCTGGTACACGTATCTGAAATGTCCTGGACCAACAAAAACATCCACCCGTCCAAGATCGTTAACATCGGCGACGAAGTGGAAGTGATGATCCTGGACGTTGACGAAGAGCGTCGTCGTATCTCCCTGGGTATCAAGCAGTGCACCATCAACCCGTGGATCTCCTTCTCCGAGCAGCACGCTGCCGGCGACAAGGTCAGCGGCACCATCAAGACCATCACTGACTTCGGTATCTTCGTAGGTCTGGATAACGATCTTGACGGTCTGGTTCACATGTCCGACATCTCTTGGGAAGCCGATCCTGAAACTGCACTGCGTCAGTTCAAGAAAGGTGACGAAGTTGAAGCCGTCATCCTGTCTATCGACGCCGAGAAAGAGCGCATCTCTCTGGGCATCAAGCAGCTGGAAAGCGATCCGTTCGCTGAATACCTGGCCGCTAACGACAAGGGAACCATCGTAACCGGTACCGTGAAGAGCGTTGAGCCGAAAGCTGCTGTTATCGAGCTGGCTGAAGGCATCGAAGGCACTCTGAAAGTATCCGAGATCGCTGCTGAGCGCATCGACGATGCCACTACGGCACTCAAGGTAGGCGAAACTGTTGAAGCCAAGATCACAGCTGTTGACCGTCGCAACCGCGTCATCAACCTGTCGATCCGCGCCAAAGATCAGGCTGAAGAGAAAGCAGCCATCAGTGCAGTTCGCAACCAGGAAGTTGAAGTTCCGGGGCCGACCACTATCGGTGATCTGATCAAGCAGCAGATGGCCAACCAGAACAACTGA
- a CDS encoding Lrp/AsnC ligand binding domain-containing protein, giving the protein MAQQQKVKKIDRIDRNILTILQQEGRISYTELADRVGLSTTPCMERVKRLERDGFITGYHASVNPQMLNYNLLVFVEIALSYQSPDAFERFNRAVSTLPYILECHLVSGDADYLLKARLHDMSQYRELLGDMLLTLPGVKNSKSYIVMEEVKEQTQLPVDIGS; this is encoded by the coding sequence ATGGCACAACAACAGAAGGTCAAGAAGATTGACCGAATCGACCGCAATATCCTGACGATACTGCAGCAAGAGGGGCGCATTTCCTATACCGAGCTTGCGGACCGGGTTGGGCTGTCCACAACGCCCTGCATGGAACGTGTCAAACGGCTCGAGCGGGACGGTTTTATTACGGGTTACCACGCCAGCGTCAATCCGCAAATGCTTAACTACAACCTGCTGGTATTTGTCGAGATTGCCCTTTCCTACCAGTCACCTGATGCATTTGAGCGCTTCAACCGGGCGGTCAGTACATTGCCCTATATTCTGGAGTGTCACCTGGTATCCGGCGATGCCGATTATCTGCTCAAGGCACGCCTGCATGACATGTCACAGTACCGCGAGTTACTGGGTGATATGCTGTTAACCCTGCCCGGCGTAAAAAACTCCAAATCCTATATCGTGATGGAGGAAGTGAAAGAGCAGACACAGCTTCCGGTTGATATAGGCAGTTAA
- a CDS encoding YcgL domain-containing protein: MIILSIFKSPRKDEMYLYVDKREQLERVPEALLEMFGQPVHVMDMPMTPNRKLARVESTAKLLDDLDSRGYYLQMPPQKEEYMLDLFKNRPETGVR, encoded by the coding sequence ATGATAATTTTGAGTATCTTCAAGAGTCCGCGCAAGGATGAGATGTATCTTTACGTAGACAAGCGCGAGCAGTTGGAGCGTGTCCCCGAGGCTTTGCTGGAGATGTTTGGTCAGCCCGTGCACGTCATGGATATGCCGATGACGCCAAACCGCAAGCTGGCACGGGTCGAAAGCACGGCAAAGCTTCTGGATGATCTGGACAGTCGAGGGTACTACCTGCAGATGCCGCCTCAGAAGGAGGAGTATATGCTGGATCTGTTCAAGAACCGGCCCGAGACCGGGGTGCGCTGA